The Ziziphus jujuba cultivar Dongzao chromosome 7, ASM3175591v1 genome includes a region encoding these proteins:
- the LOC107424486 gene encoding F-box protein At2g26160-like: METRRVNWSELPRELLSMIGNRLDTWIDVLRFRSVCSSWLSSISTFHQTDLPLPLKFPIPYSTPHGQQIFISECTIYRLEPMHGNNNTDSSNSNSIPARLPPKAFLVKVEETKSPFHASRVVVDHPAPVPNVLCLLDFKMVKLGKSYGLSYINRGLRMIWISKVIKYPDTASSAFSENCSIFVIYNGGKLGYVKCGDQKLTLADSRVINDCDDIVVYKGQPYVVDKSGTVSWIDDSTLKLTRFSPPLLGSGCGRKYLVESCGELYVVDRYFENDDERKKMQEQGPSNGTRRIFRCGGGLPPAEHYKRMSPLGQGKKTVDFKVYKIEEEGGNWVQVTNLGDRAFVLSDDYSFSVSAPEFDGCQGNCIYFKDQIDAFLFSFGREGCNFFNLDDRSITKFRWPVPFCFSNPHTNRRIWILDYFNLSKELTE; the protein is encoded by the coding sequence ATGGAGACAAGGAGAGTGAATTGGAGTGAGCTTCCAAGGGAGCTACTATCAATGATCGGTAACAGACTCGATACTTGGATCGATGTTCTCCGATTCCGCAGCGTCTGCAGTTCATGGCTTTCGTCAATCTCTACATTTCATCAAACAGATCTTCCTCTCCCTCTTAAATTCCCTATCCCATATTCCACCCCACACGGGCAACAGATATTCATCTCAGAATGTACCATCTACCGTCTAGAACCAATGCATGGCAACAATAATACAGActcttcaaattcaaattcaatacCTGCCCGGCTTCCTCCAAAGGCATTTTTGGTCAAGGTTGAAGAGACTAAAAGTCCATTCCACGCCAGTCGAGTTGTTGTTGACCACCCAGCTCCAGTTCCAAACGTTCTGTGTTTGTTAGATTTCAAGATGGTCAAGTTAGGCAAATCTTATGGACTCAGTTATATCAATCGCGGTTTGCGCATGATCTGGATAAGTAAAGTAATCAAGTACCCCGATACAGCATCTTCTGCTTTCTCGGAAAATTGTTCAATTTTCGTAATCTACAACGGAGGAAAACTGGGTTACGTTAAGTGCGGGGATCAAAAGCTAACCTTGGCGGATAGTCGAGTCATTAATGACTGCGACGACATAGTTGTTTATAAAGGGCAACCATATGTTGTGGACAAATCTGGAACTGTTTCTTGGATAGACGACTCAACGTTGAAGCTAACACGATTTTCGCCACCGTTGTTGGGTTCGGGATGTGGTCGGAAATATTTAGTGGAGTCATGTGGAGAACTTTACGTGGTTGATAGGTACTTTGAAAATGATGATGAACGAAAAAAGATGCAAGAGCAAGGTCCTTCCAATGGTACTCGCCGTATTTTCAGGTGTGGGGGTGGTCTTCCCCCTGCTGAACATTATAAAAGAATGAGCCCGCTAGGCCAGGGCAAGAAGACAGTTGATTTCAAGGTTTATAAGATTGAGGAAGAGGGGGGCAATTGGGTGCAAGTGACCAACTTGGGTGACCGAGCTTTTGTATTGAGTGATGATTACTCTTTTTCCGTTTCAGCTCCTGAGTTTGATGGATGCCAAGGGAATTGTATCTATTTCAAAGATCAAATTGATGCTTTCTTGTTCTCATTTGGTCGGGAGGGTTGTAATTTCTTCAACTTGGATGATCGTAGTATTACTAAATTTCGTTGGCCAGTTCCTTTTTGCTTCTCTAATCCGCATACCAACCGAAGGATTTGGATATTGGACTACTTTAATCTCTCCAAAGAACTCACTGAgtaa
- the LOC107424476 gene encoding F-box protein At2g26160-like, with translation MERERDWSELPTEILSTIGNRLDSPMDFLRFRSICNPWRSSITRFHPISLPSPLKFPCPFGTGQDAFLSETTIYRTKPPPHNDDHNSYLSKSCLVIFDETEPRNHPHWIRQIINDDNNNNFPQILSLLDFPMLKIGKSNTLNYLNFSSSMTVVSKVIRYPDTTSLADSEDCTIFIIYDGGKLGFAKYGDQSPTLVDDKITDYNDLIVYKGQLYVVDKWGTVWWIQFPSLKLTQFSPSLLGSGGRKHLVESCGELYVVDRYLDVDQNQGQDPNHHRRITIHRRRQGPLLRRINTEIRGDLAWGKTVDFKVYKLDETWGKWVEATDLGDQAFILSGDISFSVFVSDFDTCKGNCIYFKDRYDCSLFSFGQDGCIFNLVDRSIDKYRWSWPLCFSNLHLNRKLWILDCSNPPIIEPVTSMEPVTATCQLPSQTHFND, from the coding sequence ATGGAGAGGGAGAGAGACTGGAGTGAGCTTCCGACGGAGATATTATCAACGATCGGAAACCGCCTCGATTCTCCGATGGACTTTCTCCGATTCCGCAGCATCTGCAATCCATGGCGCTCATCTATCACTCGCTTCCATCCGATTTCTCTTCCCTCACCTCTCAAATTCCCATGTCCATTCGGCACCGGACAAGACGCTTTTCTCTCGGAAACTACCATATACCGTACCAAACCACCACCGCACAACGACGACCACAATTCATATCTTTCAAAGTCGTGTTTGGTTATATTCGACGAGACTGAACCCCGTAACCATCCTCACTGGATCCGCCAAATCATCAACgacgacaacaacaacaacttccCACAGATTCTGAGTCTGTTGGACTTCCCGATGTTGAAGATAGGCAAATCCAATACACTCAACTATCTGAATTTCAGTTCCTCCATGACTGTGGTAAGTAAAGTGATTCGGTACCCCGATACTACATCTTTGGCTGATTCGGAAGATTGtacaattttcattatttacgACGGTGGCAAATTGGGTTTTGCCAAGTATGGGGATCAGAGCCCAACACTTGTTGACGATAAGATTACCGATTATAACGATCTGATTGTGTACAAAGGGCAATTGTATGTTGTGGACAAGTGGGGAACAGTTTGGTGGATACAATTTCCATCTTTGAAGCTGACCCAATTTTCGCCTTCTCTGTTGGGTTCCGGTGGTAGGAAGCACTTAGTGGAATCATGCGGAGAGCTTTATGTGGTTGATAGGTACCTTGATGTTGACCAAAACCAAGGTCAGGATCCTAATCATCATCGTCGTATTACAATTCATCGTCGGCGTCAAGGTCCTCTTCTTCGGAGAATCAACACAGAGATCAGGGGTGATTTAGCTTGGGGAAAGACGGTAGATTTCAAGGTTTATAAGCTAGATGAAACTTGGGGCAAATGGGTGGAGGCGACAGACTTGGGTGATCAAGCTTTTATATTGAGCGGTGACATATCTTTCTCTGTCTTCGTTTCTGATTTCGATACGTGCAAAGGGAATTGCATATATTTCAAAGATCGATATGACTGCAGTTTATTCTCATTTGGTCAGGATGGCTGTATCTTTAACCTGGTCGATCGGAGCATTGATAAATATCGTTGGTCGTGGCCTCTTTGCTTCTCTAATCTGCATCTCAACAGAAAGCTATGGATTTTGGACTGCTCCAATCCTCCGATAATTGAACCAGTCACTTCCATGGAACCAGTCACTGCCACTTGCCAACTGCCAAGTCAAACCCACTTTAATGACTGA